In bacterium, one genomic interval encodes:
- a CDS encoding ABC transporter ATP-binding protein — protein sequence MSQKPRRDDDREVLGKAYDSLLVRRLWGYVGDQKLKLFCAVGLLLLGAATELAGPWLSKIAIDTYIANADLPGLIRIVIIFIVVAAVSTALRWSQVYLTGEAGQIIMYRLRRDVFDKLQQLSVPYFDRNPVGRLMTRVTSDVQALYELFGSGMVAIFGDVFTLVGIMIVMFAINWKLALLTLTVIPLLLGVTFAFRKKVRDLYRTTRSQISGMNGYLQENITGMRVVQLFGRESHNYGLFQERNDELKKTYLDTIFYYALFFPGVELISALAIAAIIWGGGTMMIAGTVTVGTLVAFLQYVERFYRPVRDLAEKYNILQAAMAAAERVFNVLDEPVEVTDHAPQTVPAAIPDAPFIEFRNVWFAYKSEEWVLQDVSFVVHEGESIAVVGATGAGKTTIISLLQRFYDVQRGQILIKGCDIRGYSLGELRALLGIVLQDVFIFAGNIADNIRYGQPDAADVEVRDAAELVLANRFIEKLPGGYAELVVERGATLSTGQRQLLAFARALLRRPELLILDEATASIDTETEQLIQEAIARVLAGRTSIIIAHRLSTIQSCDRILVMHHGKVREQGTHDELLKLGGIYHRLYRLQFGQTEAAA from the coding sequence ATGAGCCAGAAACCCAGACGGGACGACGACCGTGAAGTGCTTGGTAAGGCCTACGACTCGCTGTTGGTCAGGCGGTTGTGGGGTTACGTCGGCGACCAGAAGCTGAAACTATTCTGTGCAGTCGGGTTGCTCTTGCTTGGGGCGGCGACGGAATTAGCCGGGCCGTGGCTGTCCAAAATTGCGATTGACACGTACATTGCGAATGCCGATCTGCCCGGCCTGATCCGGATTGTTATCATCTTCATCGTGGTCGCGGCGGTCTCCACGGCGCTGCGTTGGAGTCAAGTCTATCTGACCGGCGAGGCCGGACAGATCATTATGTACCGGCTGCGTCGCGATGTCTTCGATAAGCTCCAACAACTCTCGGTGCCGTATTTCGACCGTAATCCCGTGGGCAGGCTCATGACCCGCGTCACGAGTGACGTACAGGCCCTGTACGAACTGTTTGGATCCGGGATGGTGGCGATCTTCGGCGACGTCTTCACGCTTGTCGGCATCATGATCGTGATGTTTGCAATCAACTGGAAGCTCGCGCTGCTGACGTTAACGGTAATTCCTCTGCTGCTGGGCGTGACGTTTGCGTTTCGCAAGAAAGTCCGCGACTTATACCGGACGACACGATCGCAGATTTCCGGCATGAACGGCTATCTGCAGGAGAACATCACGGGTATGCGCGTAGTCCAGCTCTTTGGCCGCGAGTCGCATAACTACGGGCTGTTTCAAGAGCGCAATGACGAGCTAAAGAAGACCTATCTGGACACCATTTTCTATTATGCGCTGTTCTTTCCGGGTGTCGAACTGATCTCTGCGCTCGCCATAGCCGCAATTATCTGGGGCGGCGGCACCATGATGATTGCCGGGACCGTCACGGTTGGTACTCTGGTTGCGTTCCTGCAATATGTCGAGCGCTTCTACCGCCCGGTACGCGATTTGGCGGAGAAGTACAACATTCTACAGGCCGCGATGGCCGCCGCGGAGCGCGTCTTCAATGTCCTGGACGAACCCGTTGAAGTGACGGATCACGCGCCGCAGACCGTACCGGCGGCGATTCCTGATGCTCCCTTTATCGAATTTCGCAACGTCTGGTTTGCCTACAAGTCTGAGGAGTGGGTACTGCAAGACGTCAGCTTTGTCGTTCACGAAGGCGAGTCTATTGCCGTGGTCGGTGCAACCGGCGCCGGCAAGACGACCATTATTTCGCTCTTGCAACGCTTCTACGATGTGCAGCGCGGGCAGATCCTCATTAAGGGGTGCGATATTCGCGGCTATTCGCTCGGCGAGTTGCGCGCTTTGCTCGGCATCGTCTTGCAGGACGTGTTCATCTTTGCGGGTAACATTGCCGACAATATTCGATATGGCCAGCCGGATGCTGCCGACGTGGAAGTTCGTGACGCCGCGGAATTGGTGCTGGCTAACCGCTTTATCGAGAAGCTGCCGGGTGGTTACGCCGAGCTCGTCGTGGAGCGCGGTGCCACACTGTCCACAGGTCAGCGGCAGCTCTTGGCGTTTGCCCGAGCGCTGCTGCGGCGGCCTGAGCTGCTGATTTTGGATGAGGCCACAGCCTCCATTGACACCGAGACCGAACAGCTCATTCAAGAGGCGATCGCGCGGGTGTTGGCGGGGCGCACGTCCATCATCATCGCCCACCGACTCTCCACGATTCAGAGTTGTGACCGGATTCTGGTCATGCACCACGGAAAAGTCCGCGAACAGGGCACGCATGACGAACTGCTCAAGCTCGGCGGGATCTATCACCGACTTTATCGGCTGCAA